The following nucleotide sequence is from Microbacterium imperiale.
CGGTGCGTTCGGCTTCATGCAAGGCCTGCTGGCCGTGCTGCGTGACGCCGACTATCGAGGGCTCGTTCTCGTCCTCGACGAAGTCGAGACGCTGCAGCGCGTGCGCAGTGACATGCGAGAGAAGTCGCTCAATGCGCTGCGGCAACTCCTCGACGAGGTGGACGCCGGCCGATTCCCGGGTCTCTACGTTCTGATCACTGGAACGCCGGCGTTCTTCGACGGCACGCAGGGAGTGCAGCGGCTACCTCCTCTGGCGGCTCGGATCGGTGTCGACTTCAGCGGGGACCCTCGATGGGACAATCCCCGGGCGCCCCAGGTGCGGTTGCTCGGATTCCAGCGCGAGAGCCTCATGGAGCTCGGAGACCGGGTTCGGGATATCTATGCGAGTGGCAGTCCAGCCGTCGACCGGATCGATGACCTGGTGACCGACGAGTACCTGGCGGGGCTCGCGGACACCATCGCCGGGCGTCTCGGCGGCAAGGTCGGCGTCGCGCCTCGGCTCTACCTGCGAAAACTGGTGGACACCCTGGACAAGGTCGAGCAGTTCCCCGACTTTGTACCGCCCGCGGCGGCGGGGGTCGTCGTTGCCGACGGTGAGCTCAATGCGGATGAGCGGGCCGCGGTCGGTGGGATCGACAGCATCCACCTCGATGTCTGAGAACGCAGAACTCACGGGAGCGCTCGAGTACCACGTTGCGAACACACTCGGGTGGTATGACCTTCGACCTTTGCAGAAGGCATCGATCGAGCCTGTGCGATCGGGCGCGGACTGCCTGCTCATCGCGCCCACGGCAGGCGGGAAAACCGAAGCGGCGACCTTCCCCGTCCTGTCGAGGATGGTTGACGAGGAGTGGCAGGGGCTCAGTGTCATCTACTTCGCGCCGCTCAAGGCTCTGCTGAATAACCTGCTGCCTCGACTCGAGCAGTACACCGCTTGGCTCGGGCGACGAGTGGCGCTCTGGCACGGGGACGTGGGTGACGGCGAGCGTCGTCGGATTCTGAGCGATCCACCCGACATCCTGCTCACAACACCGGAGTCGCTCGAGGCGATGCTCGTCTCGCGGCGCGTGGAGCACCACCTATTCTTCCGCTCCGTGCGCGCGCTCATCGCCGATGAGGTGCATGCTTTCGCAGCATCCGACCGCGGATGGCACCTTGTCGCGGTGCTCGAGCGACTCCAACGCCTGTGCGGACAGCGCATTCAACGGATCGGGCTCTCGGCGACCCTAGGAAATCCGGACGACGTGCTTCGGTGGTTGCAGGGATCGAACGTGGATGCGGGAGCGCCGGCTCGCGTGGTGGTCGGTGAAGGCGGCCTGCCAGTCGAGCCCGACGTCACGCTCGACTTCGTGGGCTCGGTGGACAATGCGGCCACTGTGCTGTCGCAGATGTTCCTCGGGGAGAAGCGACTCGTGTTCTGTGAGTCACGCTCGCAGGCTGAGGAACTCGCGTTCGCGTTGCGGAGCAACAGTGTCGAGACCTACGTATCGCACTCGTCATTGTCAGTCGACGAACGCCGTCGCAGCGAGCGTGCGTTCGCGGAGGGCCGAGACTGTGTGATCGTTGCGACCTCGACCCTTGAACTCGGCATCGACATCGGCGACCTCGACCGGATGATCCAGCTGGACTCGCCAAGGTCGGTTTCGTCCTTCCTCCAGCGGCTCGGGCGAACCGGGCGGCGTGCCGGGTCGGTACGGAATGCGCTCTTCCTCGCGACCGACAACGACACGCTCCTCCGCGCGGCCGGGATGCTGCACCTGTGGGGGACTGGGTTCGTCGAGCCGGTCGTGCCTCCGCCGTCCCCTCGGCACATCGCCGCTCAGCAACTGTTGGCGCTCGCACTACAAGAGGGGCGGTTTGCGCGGGCGTCGTGGCACGAGTGGTGGGCGGGGTCGCACGTCATGGACGGTGCCGACGAAGTGCTCGACTACCTCGTCGAGCAAGAGTTTCTCGCGGCAGATGGACCGTGGCTGTTCATCGGTCCGCGTGCCGAGAAGGAGTTCGGGCGACGACACTTCCTCGAACTCCTGTCGACGTTCATCGCAGACCTTGAGATGAAAGTGATCGAAGGACGCCGCGAGATCGGATCGATCGCGCCGCTGTCTCTCACCACGCAGGTGATCGAAGGCAGGAAGCCGCTGCTGCTCGCTGGTCGAGCCTGGATCGTCGAATCCATCGACTGGGACCGTCACGTGATCGTTGTGCGGGAGGACCTCACGAAGGGCCGCGTGCGGTGGGGATCTGAGCCGATGCCCGAGTCGTTCGAGATGGTTCGTGCGCGTCGCGATGTGCTGCTGGGGGCGGATCCTTCAGTACGTCTGTCACAGCGCGCTGTGGCGCGGCTCGCAGAGATTCGGACGCTTCGGCGGGATCAGGTCGTCGACGACGGGCTGGTGCTGGAACGCGGTGACAAGTCAACGGTGCTCTGGGCGTTCGGTGGCTTGAAGGCACACGCGACGCTACTCGCCGCGCTTCCGGGGGAGGTGGCGGATTCGGCAACCGCGGACAACGAGACGATCAGGTTCAACTTCCCGTTGAAAGTCGATCTCCTCGATGGGCTGAGTATCGACGGCGTGCTGCCCGAAATCGCTCCGCGAGCCGTCGATGGGCTGAATTTCTCGGTCGCGCTGCCGGATGAGATTGCCATGTCAACTGTCGCATCAAGATATGTGGACGATACGGGAGCGCTAACGACCACTCAGTCGGTGATCGTCGAGCGCCGACGAGATTAGCGCGCTTCAACTGGGTCGTAGTCCGGCAGTGCTACGTTGAGACGCCAACGTGCCGCTCTGGGGAGATGGGGATGAAACTCAAGAAGCTGAATCGCAGCCTTGCGAAGGCGCTGGTTCGCGATGAGAGTGACTACTCAATCGCAAAGATGGTTGAGCCGCTGATAAGCAACAAGGCACTGCTCGCATTCTTCGTGCCTGTCGCGCTGATTACGGTCCTCCAGATCCTGCAGCCCTTCCTCGTCGACGAAAGCGCTAGGGAGATCGGATTCGCGATCATCGGCTGGGCGTTCGCGCTGTGGTACGTCCTTGCCTTTCTCGTTGTAACCGGACTCGTGGCTCGGTGGTTTTTTCTTCACCGGGCTGCGGCGAAAGAGATCGTCGTCCTCGCGGAAGTTTCGCGTCGTCTAGGGTCAGCGCTCGTTCGAAGCCACCGCAGTGACCCCTCGTACTTCGAGATCGTTAGCTGGGACGAAAACATCAAGGTCGACAAGCGCGGAAATGCTGTGATCGACAGGATTGTGTGTGTGAAGGCCGGCGCGCGTCCTGTGAGCATCCTGTGGTCTGCCTGCATCTCCTTTGGACCGCAAGTGCTCCCCGAGCAAGTCGGAATCCAGGCATTCCGCAAGACAAGTCGCGGTGAGAGTCCCTTGAGCTTCGACCCTACGTGGGATGACACGGGCGGGAAGCTGCGCAGCGACATCCACATTTACCCCACCGATGATCTGCAGTCGGGCGAAGAGCTCACGATTCGGCTCCAGTGGAAGTGGCCACTCTACGCGTCTCAAACGCTCGCGAAAGGCGAACTGGAGCCCTTCCGATATGACTTCAACCGTCCTTGCCACGCATTCAGAGTGCGGGTGGCGGTGCCGTCCGCCCGGCGACTTGAAGCGATATTCAAGGAAGGCGGAGGGCAATCAGTGGACGTGACATATGGCAAGTCCACCGTTGAGATAAGCGTCAGCGGATCGGGGCCGATCAAGAGCCTGAGTGGCCACGTGGCTCCAGTAAAGAAGTGAGGGGCGGGGTGCAGTGCACTCCGCCCCTCCTGAGTCGTAGGTCTTACATGTCGCCGCCGCCGAGAGTCATCTCGCTCCCCTCCCTCATGCGAAGCGTCTTGCGTCGAATCCCCGATCCTACCAGACTCGGTTGTCGGACAGTCTATGGTCGGCGGGCCCGACTCCGAGGATTGCGCGTCGTGTCTCATCCACTTGGGGAGCGTAGGAGAGTCTCGACAACCACACCGCTTCGGGCGACTTGAACTGGAAGCAGATGGGTGACCCGGTTGTCTCTCGCGCGAGTCCCTACATTTCGATGATGTCGCGACTGAACCTATGAAAAACCACAAGCTCAATACAAGCTCAATGCACGCAGGCACTTTCTGTGGAACTAGTACCGAGTTATACATATTGCGGCTAGACTCAGCCCATGCGCGGCGGCCTGGAGCGCTGGAAACGGGGTGTCGGATCGCAAGGGGTTCGACAGGCGCTGGCCTACGCGTTCCAAGGATCGTGTGACTCTCACCTTCGGTCTACCGTCGGCGCTGAGGCGCTCGCCGCCTATAGCGCGGCTGGCGCCGCGGGTGTTGTGCGCTTCACAGTCGAGGGCGGCAACATCACTGCCGACACGCTTGACGAACTGCGGCTCCGTCGTTGGGTCGATGGTCGCGACCCCGAGACGGACGAACGTCGCGGACGCGATCTGACATCCCCCGACGCAGACCTGATTCTCGACGGCACGATCAACGCCCCGAAGTCGTACAGCATCGCGGCCATGCTTAACGCAGACCTCGCAACCGAGTTTGAGGCGCTCCAAGATCGACTCCGCGACCGCATCATCACGACGTGGCAGCGCGAACTGAACGCGCGCCGGGGTGCGGGTGGGCGCATCCGAGAATCGCTCAGTCGCGTTGAGGTCGTCGAACTCCAACACCGCCGATCGCGTGCGCTCGATCCCCACATCCATCGTCACCTGTGGCTCAACGTGAAGGTCCTCGGCGAAGACAGCAAGTGGTCGAACGTTGACTCCCGAGTGGCCATGAAGATGCAGACCGTCATCAACGCCGAGGGGGAGCTCGCTGCGCGCACCGATCCCCAGTGGATCGACGCGCTGGCCCGGCACGGCTTCACCCTTGACGTCGGCGGGGAGATCGCGGAGCTCGCGCACGCCGTCCGCCCGCTCTCCCGTCGTTCGACGCAGATTGAGGCGAACCGTGCGGTGCTCCTTGCCTCCTGGCGCAGCGACCACCCCGGCATCGAGCCGAGCCCCGACGAGTTGCGTCGCATCGACCGCCTGGCGTGGGCAAGAGCACGGCCGAACAAGCCGGGCGACGTCGACGAAGCAGCCTGGGAGCAACTCATCGCCGACGAGCTTGCGGCGATCGACCCCGGCATGCTGCGCGACCGGGACGCCGTGTCGGCGGAGAGGATGCCGATCGACGAGCTCGACCGGGATCTGCTGGCCGCTCAAGCCGTCGTGGAAGCGGACGCCCGTTCAGCCTGCTGCGGCGGACGGTTCAGTCTGCTCGATGTCAGAGCCGGCGCGACGCGGGCTGTCGCGGCATCCGGCGTCGTCGCTCCGCGAGAGCAGCTGCAACCGGTCATCGACGACGTCATCGTTCGCGCGCTCGCGCAGACGGTTGACCTGCTCGAGGACGAGCTCGATCGACCTGCGCATATCAAGGGGTACATGGCCGCGAGCACCGCGGCGGCGAAGATCGAGCTCGCTGCTCGTTTCGATGAGCTCGCCATCGGTGGCGCTTCGGCGGGTCAGGCGGAGGTCTTGACCGCCGCCTATGCGGTCCTGCAGAACGGAATCCAGCTCGAGCGGCGCCAGGTCGAGGCTGCGGCAGCGATCGCCGGCACCGACCGGTTGGTCTCGATCACAGGGCCCGCGGGAGCGGGCAAGACGACGATGCTGCGGGTAGCGAAGGCGGCGCTCGCTCATCGCGGACGCCGTATGGTCGTCGTCGCTCCCACCAAGAAGGCGGCGTCCGTTGCCGGCCGCGAGATCGGCACATCGGCATCCAGCCTGCACGCGCTGCTCGGCGACCACGGGTTCAGGTGGGGGCGTGACCTCGCGGGTGCGGAGATCTGGACGCGGCTGACGATTGGAGAGATCGACTCCGCAACCGGCGTCGCCTACGCGGGGCCCTCGCGGTACCGGCTCGTTCCCGGCGATCGAGTGGTCGTCGACGAGGCCGGCATGGTCGACCTCCACGCAGCGAATGCTCTCGCGACAATCGCCGCAGAATCGGGCGCCGGCATCGCGATGGTCGGAGATCACATGCAAGCGCGTCCCGTCGGGCATTCGGGGGCGATGGCCACGATGACGCGGCGTGCGACGGCCGTGGTGGAGCTGACAGCAGTCCACCGCTTCACGGATCCCGATTACGCCGCGCTCACACTCCGGATGCGAGAGCCTGCGTCGAAGGATGCCGCGGTTGCCGTGGCGACCGAGCTCGCCGAACGAGGGCTCATTCACCGCGTAGTCGACCACGTCCAAGCGCGCGACGTGATGGTGGAGTCCTACTTCCGTTGGGCGTCCGGCCAGCGGCGCATGGCTCTCGTAACCAGCACGAACGAAGAGGCGGATGCCATCAACGAGGCCATCCAGCAACGGCGAGTTGATCGCGGCGACCTGACCCTTGATCGGATCGCGGTCGGCCAGGACGAGCAGCGGCTGCTCGAAGGTGACGTCGTCCAGACTCGTCGCAACGACCGTGCGACCGGTGTGGAGAACCGCGCGGTCTGGACTGTTCACCGCATCACCCCAGCGGGCCTTGAGCTACGCAGCGTCAACGATGCGATCGTTACCCACGTCGTGAGTCACGAGTACGCGGCCGAGCACGTGCATCTCGCGTATGCGTCGACCGTGCACGGCATCCAGGGTGAGACGACGGACGCCTCCATCGTCGGGCCGGGCGTCGACGCATCCGGGCTGTACGTCGGGATGACCCGCGGACACGCGCACAACGAGGCGATCGCCATCGCGCGAACGGATGCCGTGGCCAAGGAGCAGATCGCGGAGAGCCTGATGCGCGGCATCCCCGAGGTCAGCATCGACGACTCGGTCCGCGCGGCGCGGAGCGAGCTCGGCAGGGCGGCACGTCCGCCCGCAGACGTCGTCACTGAAGAGCTTGCCGAGCTTAACGATTGGATGCGGCGGACGAGAGGGAAGCTCCTCGAGCTAGACAGAGACATCAGCGCGGCGGATGCCGAAACGCACGGACGCCCGTCGCTGATGCGCGACGGCTCACTGCTCGTGGACAAGCGCGTGGCCCTCAACGCCGAGTATGGCCGCGCGTCCGATCGATACGAGAATCTCTCACGTCAGTATCGAGCGCCGGCGCCCCGGACTGGCCGCCGGAACGCGGCAGACGAAGCCGCACCGCTCGTGCACCCCGAGGCGACCGGCCATCTCCGGATGCGCTAGTACGGCAACGTCGGTGCCCACCGATATGGTCCAGTCATGGTGTCCTACGCAGACCTGACCGACCCGAGAGCTGTCGAAGCCGCGCTCGAAGAGTTCGATCGACTCGGGCGATGGACATTCCTGGAGAAGTACGGCTTCGGCGAAGCGAGAGACTACTTCCTCGTCACGGACACTGGCCGTTACGACTCCAAGGCGATCTTCGCCGCCGCGTACGAGGCGCAGCACGGTGTACCGGTGTCCAACAGCGATATCAGCGGCGGCAAGAACGGCGCGGCGAAGCGCCTTCAA
It contains:
- the brxD gene encoding BREX system ATP-binding protein BrxD; translation: MSARRRREIIDALRRGTVPQRGLDVMAVGLYRFESALVDELDGVGEGGAVFKAVRGEYGAGKTFFARWLIETAKQRGFATAEVQISETETPLHKLETIFRRVTENLATESTAPSAFREVIDEWLRVLEEDAVDAGANAADRDALAERTQQLLEQRLSVVSRTAPAFAAALRAYHAATVRGDVETADGLIAWLGGQPHVSAAIRRGAGIRGDLDHFGAFGFMQGLLAVLRDADYRGLVLVLDEVETLQRVRSDMREKSLNALRQLLDEVDAGRFPGLYVLITGTPAFFDGTQGVQRLPPLAARIGVDFSGDPRWDNPRAPQVRLLGFQRESLMELGDRVRDIYASGSPAVDRIDDLVTDEYLAGLADTIAGRLGGKVGVAPRLYLRKLVDTLDKVEQFPDFVPPAAAGVVVADGELNADERAAVGGIDSIHLDV
- a CDS encoding DEAD/DEAH box helicase, with product MSENAELTGALEYHVANTLGWYDLRPLQKASIEPVRSGADCLLIAPTAGGKTEAATFPVLSRMVDEEWQGLSVIYFAPLKALLNNLLPRLEQYTAWLGRRVALWHGDVGDGERRRILSDPPDILLTTPESLEAMLVSRRVEHHLFFRSVRALIADEVHAFAASDRGWHLVAVLERLQRLCGQRIQRIGLSATLGNPDDVLRWLQGSNVDAGAPARVVVGEGGLPVEPDVTLDFVGSVDNAATVLSQMFLGEKRLVFCESRSQAEELAFALRSNSVETYVSHSSLSVDERRRSERAFAEGRDCVIVATSTLELGIDIGDLDRMIQLDSPRSVSSFLQRLGRTGRRAGSVRNALFLATDNDTLLRAAGMLHLWGTGFVEPVVPPPSPRHIAAQQLLALALQEGRFARASWHEWWAGSHVMDGADEVLDYLVEQEFLAADGPWLFIGPRAEKEFGRRHFLELLSTFIADLEMKVIEGRREIGSIAPLSLTTQVIEGRKPLLLAGRAWIVESIDWDRHVIVVREDLTKGRVRWGSEPMPESFEMVRARRDVLLGADPSVRLSQRAVARLAEIRTLRRDQVVDDGLVLERGDKSTVLWAFGGLKAHATLLAALPGEVADSATADNETIRFNFPLKVDLLDGLSIDGVLPEIAPRAVDGLNFSVALPDEIAMSTVASRYVDDTGALTTTQSVIVERRRD
- a CDS encoding AAA family ATPase, translated to MRGGLERWKRGVGSQGVRQALAYAFQGSCDSHLRSTVGAEALAAYSAAGAAGVVRFTVEGGNITADTLDELRLRRWVDGRDPETDERRGRDLTSPDADLILDGTINAPKSYSIAAMLNADLATEFEALQDRLRDRIITTWQRELNARRGAGGRIRESLSRVEVVELQHRRSRALDPHIHRHLWLNVKVLGEDSKWSNVDSRVAMKMQTVINAEGELAARTDPQWIDALARHGFTLDVGGEIAELAHAVRPLSRRSTQIEANRAVLLASWRSDHPGIEPSPDELRRIDRLAWARARPNKPGDVDEAAWEQLIADELAAIDPGMLRDRDAVSAERMPIDELDRDLLAAQAVVEADARSACCGGRFSLLDVRAGATRAVAASGVVAPREQLQPVIDDVIVRALAQTVDLLEDELDRPAHIKGYMAASTAAAKIELAARFDELAIGGASAGQAEVLTAAYAVLQNGIQLERRQVEAAAAIAGTDRLVSITGPAGAGKTTMLRVAKAALAHRGRRMVVVAPTKKAASVAGREIGTSASSLHALLGDHGFRWGRDLAGAEIWTRLTIGEIDSATGVAYAGPSRYRLVPGDRVVVDEAGMVDLHAANALATIAAESGAGIAMVGDHMQARPVGHSGAMATMTRRATAVVELTAVHRFTDPDYAALTLRMREPASKDAAVAVATELAERGLIHRVVDHVQARDVMVESYFRWASGQRRMALVTSTNEEADAINEAIQQRRVDRGDLTLDRIAVGQDEQRLLEGDVVQTRRNDRATGVENRAVWTVHRITPAGLELRSVNDAIVTHVVSHEYAAEHVHLAYASTVHGIQGETTDASIVGPGVDASGLYVGMTRGHAHNEAIAIARTDAVAKEQIAESLMRGIPEVSIDDSVRAARSELGRAARPPADVVTEELAELNDWMRRTRGKLLELDRDISAADAETHGRPSLMRDGSLLVDKRVALNAEYGRASDRYENLSRQYRAPAPRTGRRNAADEAAPLVHPEATGHLRMR